In Lycium ferocissimum isolate CSIRO_LF1 chromosome 11, AGI_CSIRO_Lferr_CH_V1, whole genome shotgun sequence, a single genomic region encodes these proteins:
- the LOC132036709 gene encoding GDSL esterase/lipase At5g55050-like: MAISSFLSFFFLLICFKLSQAQSVPAAYMFGDSLIDVGNNNHFVSIIKANFPYNGIDYPGAKPTGRFCNGKNTADFLAEKLGIPTPPPYLADKNNQFPKGVSFASGGAGVFNTTNGDLISKALHFSQQVQFFSYVQQRLVKQLGADGAMKQLSKSILGVVIGSNDIINYFKSDSKLPKATAPQQYVDQMVSILQGELKKLHGLGARKFVITAVGSVGCIPLLRYQSANNSGDCSEQANFWANKYNQQVQSMLQGLKAELKDINYTFLDTYNLLLNVIQNPSTYGFSEAKGACCGFGRLRAKLPCTPVAVFCSNRSSHVFWDRYHPTEAANRIIINTAFDGTNQYVFPLNVKQLIAL; encoded by the exons ATGgctatttcttcttttttgagtTTCTTCTTCTTGCTCATATGTTTTAAACTATCTCAAGCGCAGTCAGTGCCAGCAGCTTACATGTTTGGAGATTCTCTAATTGATGTTGGCAATAACAACCATTTTGTTTCCATTATTAAAGCTAATTTTCCTTATAATGGTATTGATTATCCTGGTGCAAAACCTACTGGAAGATTTTGCAATGGCAAAAACACTGCCGATTTTCTAG CTGAGAAATTAGGAATACCAACACCTCCCCCATACTTGGCCGACAAGAATAATCAGTTCCCCAAAGGTGTAAGTTTTGCTTCTGGTGGAGCTGGAGTCTTCAACACCACCAATGGTGACCTAATT AGTAAAGCACTTCATTTTTCTCAACAAGTGCAGTTTTTCTCATACGTGCAACAAAGATTGGTGAAGCAGCTAGGAGCTGATGGTGCAATGAAGCAACTATCAAAGTCCATACTTGGTGTTGTCATTGGAAGTAAtgatataattaattattttaaatccGATTCAAAACTCCCAAAGGCAACAGCACCCCAGCAATACGTTGATCAAATGGTCTCTATTCTACAAGGCGAGCTCAAG AAACTGCATGGTCTAGGTGCACGTAAATTTGTGATTACAGCAGTAGGATCAGTTGGATGCATTCCATTGCTAAGATACCAAAGTGCAAATAATTCTGGTGACTGCTCCGAACAAGCTAATTTCTGGGCAAACAAATATAACCAACAAGTTCAGTCTATGCTACAAGGATTGAAGGCTGAGCTCAAGGATATCAATTACACATTCTTGGACACATACAATTTGTTGCTCAATGTCATCCAGAATCCATCTACTTACG GTTTTAGTGAAGCGAAAGGTGCATGTTGTGGATTTGGAAGACTAAGAGCTAAACTTCCATGCACCCCAGTTGCCGTATTCTGCTCCAACAGAAGTAGCCATGTTTTTTGGGATAGATATCATCCTACAGAAGCTGCTAATCGTATTATTATTAATACAGCTTTTGATGGAACCAACCAATATGTTTTTCCACTGAATGTGAAGCAACTGATTGCCTTGTAG